Proteins encoded by one window of Leishmania major strain Friedlin complete genome, chromosome 9:
- a CDS encoding putative ubiquitin ligase: MGYNPDIPSTWSIKQLLEYARQRGIDVPSGCEKSELVTIVDEYLTDELLAEHIRKENALDTDVIEDIAGASTASILRHAAHPSYTSVLRRHPAKLQAIIEAGIEQLQSLPFVARLCSARVHSPLQAWLGTLASDCGDGKCLLTVLTASNSDVAASPVCGRFCGEQEMVVRCLDCGADSTCVMCMDCFRHSPCVNHRYRITQSSGGGMCDCGDPTAWKLESFCSRHRAAAAAAAAGDGNSVSDPLDTMAEEDRVWAVPVLRGIIQFTAVTLLQHTRLQVLQKRAQSRARKQRRAASGAGNSTASGSGTSTAGTAATPSFSDAEAALLNDVARISDKFDWLEEWMSEVTRQLWELMQASDIAKHLVAQLWAEPVRMAVCGGPGAVVTAAHDNEEEKIGGETGTAASMADPVLDALPPNFTCVHMVFLHEASRPVTAHEQPLNATSRSAPWLNNLLRCVGHCLSNAKFRFPVGGLMAAYAEYINAQERSEDKNECLSQYQVQVLTNPDVIRHLMTPSHLPYKAATNTVLHRQLSALLYALWLARDTVSGASANPVTETAALSRDGLLFVAHQATPVSLASVTALQSCLSGSPAACYTLVLNRLAWRAFAQVAGSLAISGYICKDPNAPTDSQHYPTPDFIGRCISRHMWLWVHAMRVVLSCLLRLPATAATDSSASMPALPHDSIAEVLGITTELWETWRGATAFDTPPDRLRQKGPLLEMLSACRVANGKDEALLLLEHGPMAAAQSRVLGKQPLAEQVGTAVTAKTSILAAPALATAMGYTIQALYEISRTMDVVFEKQRDGFCRRCRSIVLERKTFMGLPRSQQAASHGGTSENEEARDADGKAGARLPAPSTCSVDIVEYTLLEPHAHATTLSNHLPRLFGAVLTAWVIESQRATSRLQSAAPSSSAAPAEVLAMTRISGLPRASTNSTAAAGETSDLPATPAHARRPLRSLLDAFFQLRAEVTHNEQDRLTFSQQLLDSLVMPHVLTGQVFDGLWRRGDYDVSSAVTMYLTFSRGVSAEFDILMMQVLTMELAPADMSLQILQRFSYAKRRLRNVDTEHAHQAPRRRASALHGQRPADKLPEKPLDALPTMLAARRPFFRRCLNGYRHFLRLILTIVTDVSKAAFQAPMSSPVIDRIVGGLLAHGKVSHSSIVANVNGTARGGDYGDADEDEKDASGNVIKFSRLIDAAIRKLAVAENSAQGKQFQLKDVDVWRTHVGLYHIGVVDSHLEEFYKTYRGLASAADAAKQKEAESHALADGDKSDNATGGGGQQQKRISLPPTQLSDTSMYAELVPTTRALLHTDAVLLPALYVLHLYANCHVPAAVAAASDAKAAVADKEGTASTAALAQESPLSRHDNAMHESADDGREDTESGSEDDRHSDDREDPNVITREALLHATTTLYLCVQDCVSITRAMRAIEGYSGEMASATEKGVISWDLLELYLRRFAINAPSFTHASCVQWLPLPELVPCQTLLEKLQTPVRLHTHTSNGTPTAIATSSSADMLHRLRGYLLSNKDTDPYGCLEMVEAVLVQTGLATFSTADLLDEQKTKDEAAQSRKKVIQERQALLMQRMRSRALKASEKMKVAATAAQQQEGQRGGDEASGPAASASEKSPTGGVIGSLLAKLLLELTTLDCCVCRSTTEEPLFLLCHTGTSGMLPQLGALSLPDGRHVHSHLSMCGHAAHKSCVEKVFVRLAVLWQRWNFRSQFYLGPTEFNCPVCTTIITALCPMPVLSCGGNGDWTTATSRTTRMLSSAATPFASLFEELQNGTVSASNQRAVDVAAEFHTTLANAAVGFSPSEDVPAIVSAEDELQQKNEAAWQLSEAIRAFCYACHLQLEAIKAGQELSHRDLIGLLSVLVSIMPAELERQQADLRSNYARNMQDNESLLVMDALLQPRDASRLISAHVLTRVLPSMPVNVIARLVAVACASNTDDNGEGSHAAAAAAASLEEEFTGVTAALWQTVGVLTLLKALVVEDAHHGVVLRSSTFTVAGAVTFAVPSVASVRTPVSRCTSIVRMLQYLLPVPHKSTEAELQVVGQDILACMQAATTPATLSCSGHGMEIVKSAVPYTTPEEWVARIAEELLHLPSVYTTVLTRFAEHKLCAICHQEPTKPVVCCRCGKLMCMQPPNSPPELYTHTRTCGGAVGIFLVVRTANFYVLELTSGRVYHYPSNYTDEYGEHDRNLRRGIPLFRNTEETQKLVLTWMLNKWGAVSSIFGVSNRMDLSTL, from the coding sequence ATGGGCTACAACCCCGACATCCCGTCGACGTGGAGCATCAAGCAGCTCCTTGAGtacgcgcggcagcgcggaaTCGACGTACCGAGCGGCTGTGAGAAGTCGGAGCTCGTCACCATCGTCGACGAGTACTTGACAGACGAACTGCTCGCGGAGCACATCCGCAAAGAAAACGCACTGGACACGGACGTCATTGAAGACATCGCAGGCGCTAGCACCGCGTCCATTCTACGGCATGCGGCGCACCCCTCCTATACCAGCGTGCTGCGTCGCCATCCAGCAAAACTGCAAGCGATTATTGAAGCCGGCATCGAGCAGCTCCAATCGCTTCCGTTTGTTGCACGGCTATGCAGTGCGCGAGTGCACAGTCCTCTGCAGGCGTGGCTGGGCACCTTAGCCTCGGACTGCGGCGATGGCAAGTGTCTGCTGACTGTCCTCACAGCGTCAAACAGCGACGTAGCAGCCTCGCCGGTGTGTGGGCGCTTCTGTGGAGAGCAAGAAATGGTGGTACGCTGCCTCGACTGTGGCGCCGACTCCACATGCGTCATGTGCATGGACTGCTTCCGCCACTCTCCGTGCGTCAACCATCGCTACCGTATCACGCAGAGCTCAGGCGGTGGCATGTGCGACTGCGGCGATCCGACCGCGTGGAAGCTGGAGTCCTTCTGCAGCCGTCatcgtgccgccgctgcagctgcagcggcgggtgaCGGGAACAGTGTGTCCGACCCCCTCGACACCATGGCGGAAGAGGATCGGGTGtgggcggtgccggtgctgcgagGCATTATTCAGTTCACTGCTGTTACGCTcctgcagcacacgcgtcTGCAGGTGTTGCAGAAGCGGGCGCAGTCACGAGCGAGAAAGCAGCGAAGGGCGGCAAGCGGCGCCGGGAACAGCACTGCtagtggcagcggcactaGCACAGCCGGAACTGCAGCAACGCCCAGCTTTAGCGACGCGGAAGCCGCGCTGCTGAACGATGTTGCTCGCATCTCGGATAAGTTCGACTGGTTAGAGGAGTGGATGTCAGAAGTGACGCGGCAGCTGTGGGAGCTCATGCAGGCCAGCGACATCGCCAAGCATCTCGTGGCGCAGCTCTGGGCAGAGCCGGTGCGAATGGCGGTGTGCGGCGGTCCAGGCGCAGttgtcaccgccgcgcacgacAACGAGGAAGAAAAAATAGGCGGGGAGACCggcacggccgcctcgaTGGCGGACCCCGTCCTCGACGCGTTACCGCCAAACTTCACCTGCGTGCACATGGTGTTCCTTCACGAAGCATCGCGGCCCGTGACGGCCCACGAGCAGCCTCTGAATGCCACCAGCAGATCCGCGCCGTGGCTCAATAACCTCCTTCGGTGCGTCGGCCACTGCTTGAGCAACGCCAAGTTTCGCTTCCCGGTCGGCGGGCTAATGGCGGCATATGCCGAGTACATCAACGCACAGGAGCGTTCTGAGGACAAGAACGAGTGCTTGTCGCAGTACCAGGTGCAGGTGCTAACGAACCCCGACGTGATCCGCCACCTGATGACACCTTCACACCTGCCTTACAAGGCGGCAACGAACACAGTGCTGCACAGACAGCTGAGCGCGTTGCTCTACGCGTTATGGCTCGCGCGTGACACCGTCAGTGGCGCCTCTGCGAACCCGGTGACGGAAACGGCGGCACTCTCGCGCGACGGGCTCCTGTTTGTTGCCCACCAAGCCACGCCCGTCTCGCTGGCCAGCGTGACCGCGTTACAGTCGTGTCTGAGCGGGTCCCCTGCGGCCTGCTACACCCTTGTGCTGAACCGACTCGCGTGGCGCGCCTTTGCGCAGGTCGCCGGCAGTCTGGCTATCAGCGGCTACATCTGCAAGGACCCCAATGCACCAACAGACTCGCAGCACTACCCCACGCCGGACTTCATTGGTCGCTGCATCTCGCGGCACATGTGGTTGTGGGTGCATGCCATGCGGGTGGTTCTGTCATGTCTTCTGAGACTGcctgcaacagcagcaacggatTCATCGGCGTCGATGCCCGCCCTGCCCCACGATTCCATCGCAGAGGTGCTGGGGATCACGACGGAGCTCTGGGAAACGTGGCGCGGTGCCACCGCCTTCGATACACCACCGGATCGCCTGCGGCAGAAAGGCCCGCTGCTGGAGATGCTGTCGGCATGCAGGGTGGCGAATGGGAAGGACGAAGCCCTCttgctgctggagcacggccccatggcggcggcgcagtcgcGCGTACTGGGAAAGCAGCCATTGGCGGAGCAGGTAGGAACGGCAGTGACCGCCAAAACAAGCATCCTGGCGGCCCCTGCgttggcgacggcgatgggGTACACAATACAGGCTCTCTATGAGATTAGCCGGACCATGGATGTCGTCTTCGAAAAGCAGCGCGACGGCTTTTGCCGGCGGTGTCGCTCCATCGTGCTGGAGCGAAAGACCTTCATGGGTCTGCCGAGAAGCCAACAAGCAGCGAGCCATGGTGGCACTTCAGAAAATGAGGAGGCGCGCGACGCAGACGGGAAGGCAGGTGCAAGGCTcccggcgccgtcgacgtgCTCGGTGGACATTGTGGAGTACACGCTGCTGgagccacacgcgcacgccactACCCTTTCCAACCACCTCCCTCGCCTATTCGGGGCTGTTCTCACGGCATGGGTCATCGAAAGCCAACGCGCCACATCTCGGCTGCAAAGTGCGGCGCCATCGTCCTCGGCCGCCCCGGCGGAGGTGCTCGCCATGACTCGCATATCTGGCCTTCCAAGGGCGAGCACGAacagcaccgcagcagcaggggagACGTCGGACCTCCCGGCCAcccccgcacacgcgcgccgccctctgcgGTCTCTGCTGGACGCCTTCTTTCAGTTGCGAGCGGAGGTAACACACAACGAGCAGGATCGCCTCACCTTTTctcagcagctcctcgattCGTTGGTCATGCCGCATGTGCTGACCGGCCAGGTCTTCGACGGCttgtggcggcgcggcgatTACGATGTTTCATCTGCCGTCACGATGTACCTGACCTTCTCGCGCGGCGTGTCGGCAGAATTCGACATCCTGATGATGCAGGTGCTCACGATGGAGCTGGCACCGGCCGACATGTCGCTGCAGATCCTCCAGCGCTTCTCTTACGCGAAGCGACGCCTGCGCAACGTGGACACAGAGCATGCGCATcaggcgccgcggcgacgtgcCAGCGCATTGCACGGGCAGCGACCAGCGGATAAGCTCCCTGAGAAGCCCTTGGACGCCCTCCCAACGATGctggcagcgcggcggccgtTCTTCCGGCGCTGCCTGAACGGCTACAGGCACTTTTTGCGCCTCATTCTCACGATCGTGACGGACGTGTCCAAGGCGGCATTCCAGGCCCCCATGTCCTCGCCCGTCATCGACCGCATCGTCGGGggcctcctcgcgcacgGTAAGGTCTCCCACTCCTCCATCGTCGCCAACGTCAATGGAACCGCCCGTGGCGGCGACtacggcgacgccgacgaggacgagaaGGACGCCAGCGGCAACGTGATCAAGTTCTCGAGGCTGATCGACGCCGCGATCCGGAAGCTGGCGGTCGCCGAGAACTCGGCGCAAGGGAAACAGTTTCAACTGAAGGACGTGGATGtgtggcgcacacacgtgggCCTGTACCACATCGGGGTCGTTGATAGCCATCTCGAGGAGTTTTACAAGACGTACCGAGGCctcgccagcgcagcagatGCGGCAAAGCAGAAAGAGGCAGAGTCGCATGCGCTCGCTGATGGCGACAAGAGCGACAATGCCACGGGCGGtggcgggcagcagcagaaacgCATCTCTCTGCCACCCACGCAACTGTCCGACACGAGCATGTACGCAGAGCTAGTGCCCACCACCCGTGCGTTGCTGCACACGGACGCCGTCCTGTTGCCGGCGCTCTACGTACTGCACTTGTACGCCAACTGCCACGtgcccgctgctgtcgctgccgcctcggATGCAAAGGCTGCAGTGGCAGACAAGGAGGGTACGGCGTCCACGGCTGCCTTGGCACAGGAGTCGCCGCTCTCTCGGCACGACAACGCTATGCACGAGAGTGCCGATGATGGAAGGGAAGACACCGAGAGCGGGAGCGAGGATGACCGCCACAGTGACGACAGGGAAGACCCCAACGTGATCACGCGCGAGGCGTTGCTGCACGCCACCACAACTCTGTACCTGTGCGTGCAAGACTGCGTCTCCATCACGCGGGCCATGCGGGCTATCGAAGGCTACAGTGGCGAGATGGCGTCCGCTACGGAGAAGGGCGTCATCTCCTGGGACCTCCTCGAGCTGTACCTGCGTCGATTCGCCATCAACGCGCCCTCCTTCACTCACGCCTCGTGTGTGCAGTGGCTGCCATTGCCGGAGCTGGTGCCGTGCCAAACCTTGCTCGAGAAGCTGCAGACCCCTGTTCgactccacacacacacctcaaACGGCACGcccaccgccatcgccactTCTTCCTCCGCTGACATGCTGCACCGTCTGCGTGGCTATCTGCTCTCGAACAAGGACACCGATCCTTACGGGTGCCTGGAgatggtggaggcggtgctcgtgCAGACGGGACTGGCCACCTTTAGCACAGCCGACTTGCTGGATGAGCAGAAGACGAAGgatgaggcggcgcagagTCGGAAGAAGGTCATTCAGGAGCGGCAGGCCTTGTTgatgcagcgcatgcgcagtCGCGCGCTGAAGGCATCGGAGAAGATGAAggtggccgccaccgcggcgcagcagcaagaagggcaacgcggtggcgacgaggcCTCTGGCCCCGCGGCATCGGCGTCGGAGAAGTCCCCTACGGGCGGTGTGATTGGCTCACTTCTtgcgaagctgctgctggagctgacGACGTTGGActgctgcgtgtgccgctCCACGACGGAGGAGCCACTCTTTCTGCTCTGCCACACCGGCACCTCCGGCATGCTGCCTCAGCTGGGCGCGCTTTCGCTGCCGGACGGCCGCCATGTGCACAGCCACCTGAGCATGtgcggccacgccgcacacAAGTCGTGCGTGGAGAAAGTGTTTGTCCGGCTGGCAGtgctgtggcagcggtggaaCTTCCGGAGTCAGTTCTACCTCGGCCCCACGGAGTTCAACTGCCCGGTCTGCACAACCATCATTACAGCGCTGTGCCCGATGCCGGTGCTCtcctgcggcggcaacggcgactGGACGACCGCCACCTCCCGGACAACGCGAATGCTCTCGTCGGCTGCGACTCCCTTTGCGTCTCTCTTCGAGGAACTGCAGAACGGCACCGTATCGGCCAGCAACcagcgcgccgtcgacgtcgcgGCGGAGTTCCACACAACCTTGGCaaacgccgccgtcggcttCAGCCCGTCCGAAGATGTCCCCGCCATTGTGTCCGCCGAAGACGAGCTCCAGCAGAAGAACGAGGCCGCCTGGCAGCTGTCCGAGGCCATCCGCGCCTTCTGTTACGCCTgccacctgcagctggaggccaTCAAGGCCGGCCAAGAACTCAGTCATCGTGACCTCATCGGGCTTCTGTCGGTCCTAGTGAGCATCATGCCCGCTGAactggagcggcagcaagcCGACCTGCGCTCCAACTACGCACGAAACATGCAGGACAACGAGAGCTTGCTGGTCATGGATGCGCTTCTGCAGCCCCGCGACGCGAGCAGATTGATCAGTGCCCACGTGCTGACACGGGTGCTGCCCTCTATGCCGGTGAACGTTATAGCACGGCTCGTGGCTGTTGCGTGTGCCAGCAACACggacgacaacggcgaaggGTCacatgccgccgccgccgccgccgcgtcgctggaggaggagttCACGggcgtgacggcggcgctttGGCAAACCGTGGGCGTGCTGACACTCCTCAAGGCCCTTGTCGTCGAAGATGCCCATCATGGCGTCgtcctccgcagcagcactttCACCGTGGCGGGCGCCGTCACCTTTGCGGTGCCGAGCGTGGCCAGTGTGAGGACTCCGGTATCCCGCTGCACCTCGATTGTGCGCATGCTGCAGTACCTGTTGCCAGTGCCGCACAAGAgcacggaggcggagctgcaggtggTTGGCCAAGATATATTGGCCTGCATGCAGGCGGCCACCACACCAGCCACCCTCTCCTGCTCCGGACATGGTATGGAAATCGTGAAGTCAGCCGTGCCCTACACCACACCAGAGGAGTGGGTCGCGCGGAtcgcggaggagctgctgcacctgcccTCCGTGTACACCACCGTTCTAACACGCTTTGCAGAGCACAAGCTGTGCGCCATATGCCACCAAGAGCCGACGAAGCCAGTGGTGTGCTGCCGATGCGGGAAGCTGATGTGCATGCAGCCGCCAAACTCGCCACCGGAGctgtacacgcacacgcgcacctgcggcggcgctgttggCATCTTCCTCGTTGTCCGTACCGCCAACTTCTACGTGCTGGAGCTGACGTCTGGGCGTGTCTACCACTACCCCTCCAACTACACGGACGAGTACGGCGAGCACGACCGCAACCTGCGTCGTGGCATTCCGCTCTTCCGCAACACCGAGGAGACCCAGAAACTGGTCTTGACGTGGATGCTGAACAAGTGGGGTGCCGTATCGTCCATTTTCGGCGTCTCAAACCGCATGGATCTCTCCACCCTGTAG
- a CDS encoding putative acyl-CoA binding protein: MMRGEAADGATVLSEFTVLRKPSNDNKYWHTAVHQGEPVTFRVLDDSGIDPVDGAGYVMARVQAMQKHMQEARVDVAAEHAYRAVLVEVSLLDDPIAVPEETQRDMNCAVDLWCPLHVALMTSNKAAAQALLQFHVEHAVTAMTYIASTPSAIGNAGAVDALDSPPVAPALDDDAPDAPGDDHTASVPPVAASPILECHVHRELGGAVVLLGHFDGRVRLSSAAVRKSRLPTPVRGGSPHAAPVSSSPGGIESALAGGCHCSTGIAVGEDALVQNQCKHNDALLREEDALFEDKGEEYCLRNILVAMRPLLQSVVLEIKRRAQCTTTTAPLSLQHHHHTHKASLACATPVVPESAIDFVHDYCSSLSMLPQHPPLLIDGDTVFDVCNHGDLALLANVIDVFEGCFAPILRGQTLLTDRCAGGRGVGFAAPTGAAFPHNFSLSSPPSLSGTGQSSSPSFLSLGGDASAHSMAGTSHKGSVGRHVHALPPAPFWWSCPPQNVHRLAFVAVWIGCREAIDENSGSGRRRAVSMSNKNRVTMVAIRQLQESRVAAQKLDSTIWSGHLITIMKLLSRECSLEDYVDFVEEGGYFAFTSPRGFSGLFLSVLVSGVMAAALVPEPAMLRVLRCKVETLLADVPGRPSPLRTYVMGRPSTHAERFRELWLDAGCHGIANPDGGNGQNDAGDTETGGFNPVGGIQSAERRPMKFRSRIELLYYAVIEQVVAAAEEAWRMHEADDGDSSEAAGDSAAPSSSSSPWPSGATKAEALTALQGWLLMWANFLTSLRDWTPHRGSFSCSTASSQMPQQERPQHSLNSGAEGQLTVGGMSPPLTATTAPHHEHTASSEDLFSDDANETADMVQRVSHALVERLETGREPLPALRRALFPNGANDVETGAPAAGASAHVDKDLPVSSIDQEFASAQHAFAATAGRESDEVKLKFYGLFKQATVGDVNTDRPGIFDYAGKAKWDAWSKLKGISLLDAKRMYVSQYKMMMELRKSRK, from the coding sequence ATGATGCGTGGAGaagccgccgacggcgctaCCGTTCTGTCCGAGTTCACCGTCTTGCGCAAGCCCAGCAACGACAACAAGTACTGGCACACTGCTGTGCATCAGGGCGAGCCCGTGACCTTTCGGGTACTCGATGACAGCGGCATCGACCCGGTGGACGGGGCTGGCTACGTGATGGCGCGCGTGCAAGCCATGCAGAAGCATATGCAGGAGGCCCgtgtcgacgtcgccgccgagcaCGCCTACCGCGCCGTGCTGGTGGAGGTGAGTCTCCTGGACGATCCCATAGCAGTCCCTGAAGAGACGCAGCGCGACATGAACTGTGCCGTGGACCTGTGGTGCCCGCTGCACGTGGCGCTCATGACATCCAACAAGGCAGCCGCGCAGGCACTCCTGCAGTTCCACGTGGAGCATGCGGTAACCGCCATGACTTATATCGCAAGCACTCCAAGCGCAATCGGCAACGCTGGCGCAGTGGATGCGCTAGACTCTCCGCCTGTAGCGCCGGCGCTCGACGATGATGCCCCCGATGCGCCTGGAGACGATCATACCGCTTCAGTCCCGCCAGTCGCTGCCTCGCCGATTCTCGAGTGCCACGTGCATCGAGAGCTAGGAGGTGCGGTGGTTCTGCTTGGCCACTTTGACGGTCGCGTCCgactctcctccgctgcagTTCGCAAGAGCCGCCTGCCGACCCCGGTTCGTGGGGGATCTCCGCACGCCGCACCTGTCAGCAGCAGTCCCGGAGGCATCGAGAGCGCCCTCGCTGGTggctgccactgcagcaccggcaTCGCTGTCGGTGAAGACGCGCTCGTGCAGAACCAATGCAAGCACAACGACGCCCTCCTGCGAGAGGAAGATGCCCTCTTCGAGGACAAGGGCGAAGAGTACTGTCTGCGCAACATCCTCGTAGCGATGCGCCCACTTCTGCAGAGCGTCGTCCTCGAAATcaagcggcgcgcgcagtgcacgacgacgaccgcgcccttgtcgctgcagcaccaccaccacactcACAAGGCAAGCCTGGCGTGTGCCACGCCGGTGGTGCCGGAGTCTGCCATCGACTTCGTGCATGACTACTGCAGTAGTCTTAGCATGCTGCCCCAGCACCCGCCACTGCTGATTGATGGGGACACGGTTTTCGATGTGTGCAACCACGGCGACCTTGCGTTGCTTGCCAACGTGATAGACGTCTTCGAGGGCTGTTTCGCCCCCATCCTCCGCGGGCAGACGTTGCTCACCGATCgatgcgctggcggcagAGGCGTGGGCTTTGCGGCTCCCACCGGCGCGGCATTCCCGCACAACTTCAGCCTCAGCTCACCTCCGTCCCTCAGCGGAACGGGACAGTCTAGCTCTCCAAGCTTCCTCTCGCTGGGAGGAGACGCCAGCGCTCACAGCATGGCGGGCACCTCACATAAGGGTAGCGTTGGCCGACATGTGCACGCGCTTCCACCGGCGCCCTTCTGGTGGAGCTGCCCGCCGCAAAATGTGCATCGCTTGGCGTTCGTCGCCGTCTGGATTGGGTGCCGCGAGGCAATCGATGAGAACAGCGGCTCTGGTCGTCGCCGCGCAGTGAGCATGTCGAACAAGAACCGAGTGACGATGGTCGCCAtccggcagctgcaggagtCGCGGGTGGCAGCGCAGAAGCTGGACTCCACCATCTGGTCCGGCCATCTCATCACCATCATGAAGCTGCTCTCACGCGAGTGTTCCTTGGAGGACTACGTAGACTTTGTTGAAGAGGGCGGCTATTTCGCCTTCACCTCCCCCCGCGGCTTCTCTGGGCTGTTCCTCTCGGTGTTGGTGTCCGGCGTcatggcggctgcgctggtgCCGGAGCCGGCCATGCTGCGAGTGCTTCGGTGCAAggtggagacgctgctggccgATGTACCCGGTcgcccgtcgccgctgcgcacgtaCGTGATGGGCCGTCCGAGCACGCATGCGGAACGTTTCCGAGAGCTGTGGCTGGATGCTGGCTGCCATGGGATCGCGAATCccgacggcggcaacggccAGAACGACGCTGGCGACACTGAGACGGGCGGTTTCAATCCTGTGGGTGGAATCCAGAGTGCTGAGCGCCGGCCCATGAAGTTCCGCTCCCGCATCGAACTACTATACTACGCCGTCATCGAGCAggtcgtggcggcggccgaggaggccTGGAGGATGCATGaagccgacgacggcgattCATCCGAGGCGGCGGGGGATAGCGCTgccccgtcgtcgtcgtcgtcgccgtggcCCTCTGGTGCAACTAAGGCGGAAGCcctgacggcgctgcagggctGGCTACTCATGTGGGCAAACTTCCTCACAAGCCTGCGGGATTGGACGCCGCACCGTGGCAGCTTCAGCTGCAGTACTGCATCATCGCAGATGCCGCAGCAGGAACGGCCACAACACAGCTTGAACAGCGGTGCAGAGGGTCAACTCACTGTCGGCGGCATGTCCCCTCCCTTGACCGCCACGACCGCACCGCACCACGAGCACACCGCCAGCTCCGAGGACCTCTTCAGCGACGACGCGAACGAGACGGCGGACATGGTGCAGCGTGTGTCTCACGCTCTCGTTGAGCGACTCGAGACAGGCCGGGAGCccctgccggcgctgcgacGTGCCCTGTTCCCGAACGGCGCCAACGACGTAGAAACCGGCGCCCcggctgctggcgcgtcGGCACATGTGGACAAAGACCTGCCCGTCTCCTCCATCGACCAGGAGTTCGCCTCAGCGCAgcacgccttcgccgccacgGCTGGCAGGGAGAGCGATGAGGTCAAGCTCAAGTTCTACGGCCTCTTCAAGCAGGCAACGGTCGGTGACGTGAATACGGACCGCCCTGGCATCTTCGACTACGCGGGAAAGGCGAAGTGGGACGCCTGGTCAAAGCTGAAGGGAATCAGCCTGCTGGATGCGAAGCGCATGTACGTGAGCCAGTACAAGATGATgatggagctgcgcaagTCCCGGAAGTAG